A region of the Candidatus Cloacimonadota bacterium genome:
CGCTGGGCCAGGTGTCAGTTTACGGCATGGTGGTGGGCAGTGACGCTCCCGGCGTTGGTTTGGCAGGCGCAGAGATCAGCCTTTCCGGCTACGCGGAATATGCCGCCAGCACAGATGCCGCAGGCCAGTTCCTGATCAGCGGAGTTTATGCCCCACAGCTTTACCTTCTCAGCGTCAGCGCGCCCGGCTACCAGACCGGTCAGTTGCAATTAGCAATAGGCTCGATCGATTACGACGTGGGCGTTTTGCTGCTGGTCGAGACCGCCTATCCTCCGCAGAATGTGGTGGCGACGGAATCCGCCTCTGGAAACTCTGTAAACCTGGCCTGGGAAGAACCCAATGTGGCTCTGGAAGGCTGGCTGCATTACGACAGCGGGGAGAACAACACCTCTTTCGGCACCGCGGGCTCGCTCAGTTTTGACGTCGCGGTCCGCTTTCCGCCAGCCGCGTTGGCCGACTATGCCGGAGGTTTTTTGCAGGCGGTGCGGATCTGGCCAGCCCAGGGAGGCAATTTCTCGGTGCGGGTCTGGACCGGCGGAGACGCTTCCCAGCCAGGCACCCTGGTGGTGGACCAGCCCATCATCCCGGTCCTCAATTCCTACAACACGGTTTCGCTGGATTTTCCCGTGCCGATCACTGGCACGGAAGAGCTGTGGTTCGGCTTCCTGTGCGACGTTACGGGAGTAAATCCCGCTTACGCGGGCATGGATTACGGTCCCGCGGCGGATGGCTTTGGCAACCTGATCCACTGGCAGGGCAACTGGACCACCCTGCTCGCCGTGAATGCCTATTGCGACTTCAATTGGAACATCCAGGGCTATGTGGGCCTCGATCCTCTCTCCGCGGTGACCGAGTTCACTCCTCTGGACCTGACCGATCCGGAACCCGAGCGCATAACCGCCTACATGGTCTGGCGCTTCCTGCAAGGCCAGGCCAACAATGAAGCCCTCTGGTGGAGCCTGACCCCTTCCCCCATCACCGCCACGACCTTCACGGACCCAGGCTGGTATGCCGTGCCGGACGGAACCTACTATTGGGCGGTGAAAGCAGTTTACCTCAACGGAGAGCTTTCCGAGCCGGCTTTTTCCAATCCGCTGGCCAAGGTCACCCAGGTCGGCACCATCGCCGGGATCGTGCGCAATCTGCAAACCGCCCCCATCATGGGTGCCACTGTCTCCTGCGGTGATGTGAGCGCCACCACCAATTCCAGCGGGGCTTACAGCATGCTGGTGGACAGCGGCACGCACAGCGTCACGGCCAGCCATCCGGAATACCATTCGGTCACCCAGGATGGCGTTGTGGTGACAACGGGACAGACCACCACGCTGCACTTCCAACTGGCGTATGATTGGCTCTTGGAAGGTTTCGAATCCTACGCCAATTTCGCGCTGGAGTTTGCCCCCTGGACCCTGGTGGACGTGGACCTGAGCGCCACCTATGGCATATACGGGGTCACCTGGCCCAGCGCCAACGCGGCAATGGCCTACATGATCTTCGTGCCTTCCGCCACCACTCCGCCCGTCACCGACGCCGAACCCCACGGCGGCCTCAAGATGGCGGCCTGCTTTGCCAGCACCACCCCTCCCAACAACGACTGGCTGATCACACCCTTGCTCAACCACCCCGCTGCGATCAGGTTTTGGGCCAAGAGTTACAACGCCGTTTACGGCCTCGAAAGGTTCAAGGTCGGAGTGTCCACCTCCGGAACTGACCCGACGGACTTCACCATCATCAGCGGCACCAACCATATTGAAGCCCCGACCGAGTGGACCGAATACACCTACGATTTGTGGAGCTACAACCATCTCGACATCTATGTCGGCATCCAGTGCGTGTCCGACGACGCCTACATCTTCCTTGTGGATGACGTGCACGAGATACCCCCTGTCGGCGATGATGGCGATTCGAGCCTGCCCGTCGTGTCCACCGAACTGCAGGGCAACTTCCCGAACCCCTTCCATCCGCAGACCACCATCCGCTACTGCGTGAAGGAAGCTTCGCCCGTGACCATCGGGATCTACAACGTCAAGGGCCAGCTGGTGAAAACCCTCGTCAGCGAAGCCA
Encoded here:
- a CDS encoding carboxypeptidase regulatory-like domain-containing protein, producing MKRLLYVLALAMLTFSVPAAAQMLDGDPDQGSREREIIAVTIGSGDQQALIPVNMYYRSSLFETIYLASEMNASGQITAIRFYNNFFSNLPNKPTQVWLGETPLADLSNGWIPASQLTQVFSGDVAYPAGMNEITVTFATPFAYGGGNLVMMVFRPWDDEYYMSVDSFFAQTVGSNRSLNTFNHNTPIDPDNPPTTGVTGQFPKTTFFVDVAGTGALAGNVSSGRNPLPGAAVSIIGTNFSALTDAAGNYGFPYVPQGTYTMIAGKTGYANELHTVTITADQTSSQDFVLAPLGQVSVYGMVVGSDAPGVGLAGAEISLSGYAEYAASTDAAGQFLISGVYAPQLYLLSVSAPGYQTGQLQLAIGSIDYDVGVLLLVETAYPPQNVVATESASGNSVNLAWEEPNVALEGWLHYDSGENNTSFGTAGSLSFDVAVRFPPAALADYAGGFLQAVRIWPAQGGNFSVRVWTGGDASQPGTLVVDQPIIPVLNSYNTVSLDFPVPITGTEELWFGFLCDVTGVNPAYAGMDYGPAADGFGNLIHWQGNWTTLLAVNAYCDFNWNIQGYVGLDPLSAVTEFTPLDLTDPEPERITAYMVWRFLQGQANNEALWWSLTPSPITATTFTDPGWYAVPDGTYYWAVKAVYLNGELSEPAFSNPLAKVTQVGTIAGIVRNLQTAPIMGATVSCGDVSATTNSSGAYSMLVDSGTHSVTASHPEYHSVTQDGVVVTTGQTTTLHFQLAYDWLLEGFESYANFALEFAPWTLVDVDLSATYGIYGVTWPSANAAMAYMIFVPSATTPPVTDAEPHGGLKMAACFASTTPPNNDWLITPLLNHPAAIRFWAKSYNAVYGLERFKVGVSTSGTDPTDFTIISGTNHIEAPTEWTEYTYDLWSYNHLDIYVGIQCVSDDAYIFLVDDVHEIPPVGDDGDSSLPVVSTELQGNFPNPFHPQTTIRYCVKEASPVTIGIYNVKGQLVKTLVSEAKASGNYSATWNGRDHSNQAVSSGVYFYQMRAGKYSNTKKMILMK